The sequence below is a genomic window from Pseudomonadota bacterium.
GCGCGCGCGTGCAGCCGGCCATGATGCCGGCTTCGCGAATCTCCGGGCGCACGCCGCGCAGACCGACCAGCGTAAGGCGCGCCATGGGCGGCATGGCGAACAGGATCGTCGCGATCGCACCGGCCTTGTGCGAGACGCCGACAAAGATCGCGACGGGGATCAGGTACGAGAAGTGCGGCATCGACTGCATGACGTTCAGGATCGGCCACAACACACGCTCGAACGGCTGCCATTTGGCGGCGATCACGCCCAGGACCAGGCCGATCACGCCGGCGATGGGCGCGGCGACCAGGACCACCGATAGCGTCGTCATCGAATGTTCCCACTTGCCGAACAGCGCGACATAGAAGATGCAGCCGCCGGCCAGAAGCGCCAGGCGCCAGCCCTTCAGCCACCAGCCGAAGACGGCGGCCAGACCGACGACGGCAGGCCAGGGCAGGGACGGGATGCCGGTGCCTTTGAAGCCGGAGACCAGGATGCTGTCCATCAGGTCGAGCGGCCATTCGACCGCCGAGGCAATGGCGCGCGTCACATCGCGGAAGGTGAAGAGACCGAAGATCTCGTGTTTCTTCAACACGTCGACGACGGCGTTGATCCACTCGATGAACGGGATGCGCCAGGCCTCAGGCGTCAGGACCGCCCATTCCGGTAGAATTGGTCGCGCGGCGAGAAGCGCCACGAAGGGCAGAAGAAAGAGCAGCCATGCGCCGGTGCCCAGGCCGCTTGCGCCGCCCTGTGCAGGGCCGGCCGGATCGGCCGATGCGCCGGTCGCGCTCACGGCTCCTTGGCCGGGAACAGCGCGTCCATGACGCGTGCGCGGGTGAGCTGGCCGACGAGCGCGCCGCTTGGATCAACCACGCTGATCGGGCCGTCGGCGTCCAATACACTGCGCGCGACATCGCTCAGCTTGTCGTCGATGCCGACGCGGATATCGCCGAGCGATGCGCCGTTCGCGTCGCTCATCACCTGACGCACGGTCAGGAACTGTTCTTTGGCGATGTTGTTGGTGAACTCGCGCACGTAATCGGTCGCCGGGTTCGTCACCAGTTCTTCGGCCGTGCCGATCTGAACGATCTCGCCCTCGTACATGATGACGATTCGGTCGGCGAGGCGAAGCGCCTCGTCGAAGTCGTGAGTCACAAAGACAATGGTCTTTTGCAACACGTTTTGCAGGCGCAGAAACTCGTCCTGCATCTCGCGCCGGATCAAGGGATCGAGCGCGGAGAACGGTTCGTCCAGGAACCACAGGTCCGGACCGACGGCGAGCGAGCGGGCAATGCCGACACGCTGTTGCTGGCCACCGGAGAGTTCGCGCGGGTAATAGCCATCGCGGCCGTCGAGGCCGACCAGCTCGATCATTTCGAGCGCACGTTTCTCCCGTTCGATGCGGGTGATGCCCTGGACTTCGAGAGGGAAGGCGACGTTCTGCAGGACCGTGCGGTGCGGAAGAAGGGCGAAGTGCTGGAACACCATGCCCATCTTGTGACGCCTCAGCTCGATCATCTGCTTGGCGTCGGCGCTCAGCAGGTCGTCGCCCTCGAAGACGATCTCGCCCGCGGTCGGCTCGATCAGGCGCGCCAAGCAGCGCAGCAGGGTCGATTTGCCGGAGCCGCTTAGACCCATGACGATCAGGATCTCGCCGGGCGCGACCTCCAGCGACGCATCACGCACGGCGGCGATGTAGCCGGCCTCGATCAGCGCTTCGCGGCTCGGCGCGCCGTTGTGTTCTCTCAAGAATCGCTCGGGCGCGGAGCCGAACAGCTTCCAGACGCCGCGACACGATAGAATGGGTTCCGCCATGTGACCGCCCCCGACACGACAAAAAGCTAGGGCGCGATGGTTCTTCTTGACCGGCTAGACGCGCTCTTGATCGGGTCACGGTTTGATTGGGGCAAACCGTGTGAATCCGATTCCTATCAAATAGATAGAGCAGAACCCATTCTGATCTTACTGCGGAGCGATTCAATCAAAATGGGTTCTGCTCTAGGGCCGGTTGAGGGTACCGCGACGACCCCCCATCGCGGTACCCCCTACGCCGGATTGAGCTCAGCTCCCGGCGGATGCCGACCAAGCCTTCCACTTGTCTTCGTTATCAGCCAGCCACTGATCGGCGGCTTCGGACGGCTCCATGCCGTCAACGTCGACCAGCTTGGACATCACGGCGATGTCGAGATTGGAGAAGTTAATCTGCTCGACCACCGCATAGGCGCCCGGCCATTTCTCCTCCATGCCTTCCCAGACGCCAATCTTCAGGTAACCGCCCTTGGGATTGCCGCAGTCATAGGTCGAATCCGGGTTCATGCCCCAGCTGGGATCGTCCAGGCAGCCTTCGCCGTACTCGGGGAACTCGACGAACTTGCCGTCATAGACCGCCTCGATGAAGTTCGGCGTCCAGTTGAACAGCACGATCGGCTCGCCACGCGCCGAGGCGGAGTCGAGCTCAGCCCAAAGCGCCGCCGCCGAACCGGCGTTGACCACCTGGAAGTCCATGCCCAGCGCGTCGACGCGCTCCTGGTCATGTTTCAACCAGTCGACCGGGCCGCCAAGAAAACGGCCGTTCGGCGCGGTTTCCGGAGTCGAGAACTGTGCCGCGCAAGCGTTCAACGCTTCCCAATCGGGCAGGCCGGGGCAGATTTCCTCAACATAGGCCGGGTACCACCACTCCTCGCGGGTCTTGGCGTCGTGGGTCGCGGCATCGACAACGCAGCCCTCGTCGACCACGGCCTCAAAGGCGACGCCGAAGGCGCCCTGCCAGACCTCGTGGACCAGGTCGATATCGCCCTCGCACATGGAGGTGTAGACAACCTGGCTGTCGGCCGGCACGTATTCGACCTCATAACCGGCCTCGTTCAGGATCTTGCCGACGATCTCGGCGCCGACGATCTGGCTTGACCAGTTGTGGATCGGGATTTTGATCGGATCGCTCGAATCGGCCCAGGCCGTCGACGACAGGCCGAGCACGGCTCCCAGAGCCGCCACGCCAATGGCTCTCTTGAACTCTCTCATTCTTTGCCTCCTCAGTCTTACGCCCCGCTGAATGCTTTAGGCCCTTGCCCTGGGGCGCGTTGTTCAGCGGATCGAGGATAGGACGGCGGTGTTGAACAACGAGCGTGCCAGTTGTGTACAATCCGCATGCTTTTATGAAAAAATGTGAAAAAGACGGAGGCGGATGATCGCGGTGAACGCCGAGCGGTTTCATATCCTGGTCGTCGAGGACGACGACGTCACGCGGGCCAAGCTGACCAGCTATCTGGAGGTCGCCGGTTATCGCGTCAGCGAGGCCGCCGACGGCAAGGCGATGCAGCGGGTGCTGCTGTCGGATATGCCGGACCTTCTGCTGCTCGATATCAACCTGCCGGGCGAGGACGGGCTGGAGCTGACCCGGCGCATTCGGCGGCGTTCGGATATCGGCATCATCTTCGTCTCCGGCCGGACCGACGAGGTCGACCGCATTGTCGGTCTGGAAATGGGCGCCGATGACTACATCACCAAGCCGTTCAACCCGCGCGAGGTGATGGCCAGGGTGAAGAACCTGCTGCGGCGAACGCGACGGGCGGCCGGCGATCATCAGGAGGTCCGGCGGTTCTCCGGCTGGCAGTTCGACATGCGCACGCGCACGGTGACCGCGCCGGGCGGCCAGAAGACATCGCTGACCCGCGCGGAGTTCGAACTTCTGTGCGCGTTCACCGATCATCCGGGAACGGTCATGGCGCGCGAACGCCTGTTGAACCATGTCACCCATCGTGTCGAGACGCCGAACGACCGCACGGTCGATGTGCTGGTGCGCCGGCTAAGGCGCAAGTTGGAGACCGATCCGAAGAACCCGGAGCTGATCATCACCGCGCACGGCGAAGGCTACATCTTCGCGGGCGACCACATGTAGAGCAGATCCCACTTTGATGGGATCGCTACGCGATGACATCGACGTGGGTGAATCTGCTCTGTCAATTTTGATGCCGATCGGATTCACGCCTGTTGATTGAGCCACACAGTGGCCCAATCAACAGGCGATCCGATCTAGCGCGGTCAGCCGGTCGCCCGTTCGTTGCGCCAGGCGTCTTGCATGTCGGCGATGGCGGCAACCGAGAGATCGAAGACCGCTGCGAGATCCGCGAGGTCATCTGATGGCGGTTTGAAACCGGGTTCGCGCCGAAGCGTCAACTCCAAGGACTCGCAGACTCGGCCCAGCCGGTAAAGGCCCAGGCTCGTCGCGCCGTTCTTCAGGCTATGCACCATGCGGATCAGCGTCTCCCTGTCGTCGTCATGGGCGGCCTGCTGAATCTGTTCGAGCTGCTTGGGTGCGGTCGCGGCAAAGGTGGCGATCAGATGATCCAGGCGCACGTCGCCCAATGCCTGACGGTCCTGCTGCAGCACGCGCTCGTCGAGCAAGGCCGGCTCGCCACCGTCCGCGTCGTCGGCATCGGCGACGACGACCAGACCGTGGCGGCCTTCCAGGATGACCTTGGCCAGAGTCTCGGCCAGCAGTTCCGGCGAGAGCGGTTTGCCGACAAATGCGTCCATGCCGGCGTCGAGATGCTGGCTGATCTCACTCCTGAAGACATGGGCGGACATGGCGATGACCGGCACGGCGCTGCGTGCGTGGTCGTCCATCTGGCGGATCTGGCGCGTCGCCTCGATGCCGTCGATGCCGGGCAGGCTGATATCCATCAACACCGCGTCGAAGTCGCTCTTGGCGACCAGTTCGACCGCTTCTTCGCCGGTCAATGCCATCACCGGTTCATGACCCATGTGCTGCAGGAATGTCTCGACCACCGCGCCGTTGATCGCGTTGTCCTCGACCACCAGGATGCGGCGTGACCCCAGGCGCTGATCGAGGCCGGGCAGCTCGTCGCCGTGTCGCAGGACGTTGTCGACGCTACCTTCATCAAACGGCAGCTCAAACCAGAACCGGCTGCCTCTGCCCGGTTCGCTCTCGACACCGATCCGACCACCCATGATTTCAACCAGGCGCTTGGAGATGGCGAGCCCAAGGCCGGTGCCCTCCTGGGCGCGTCCGGCGGCGGGGCTCGCCTGGAAGAACGCGTCGAACAGGTGCTGCTGGTCTTTGTCGGCGATGCCGATACCGGTGTCGGTGACGTCGAAACGCAGCGTGTGCCGGCCCTCGGCCGCGATTTCACTGACCGCCAACTCGATCGCACCGTGCTCGGTGAACTTGATGCCATTGCCGATCAGATTGAGCAGCACCTGGCTCAGCTTGCCGGAGTCGCCGATGATCGCCGCCGGCACGTCGCCGCTCACCGATGTCGCGAGGTTGAGGCCCTTTTCGCGTGCACGGAAGCGCATCAGCGCGCTGATGTCGTCGATCAGCGAGCGCAGGTCGAAGGTGACCTCATCGATATCCATGCGCCCGCTCTCGATCTTCGAATAGTCGAGGATGTCGTTGAGGATACCGAGCAAGGTGTGGCTTGCCGAGCGGATGATCGAGAGGCGCTCGCGCTGACTATCGCTCATCGGGCTGTGCTCGAGGATGCGCAGCATGCCCAGGATCCCGTTCATCGGCGTGCGGATCTCATGACTCATGGCGGCAAGGAATTCGGACTTCGCCTGGTTGGCGCGTTCGGCGCGGGCGCGCGCGGCGTCGTGGCTTTCGGCTTCCAGCTTCAGGCGATCGTTGGCTTCGATCAGCTGCGCGGTGCGCTCACGGACGAGTTCTTCCAGCTCGCTCTTGTGCCGGCGCAACTCGATCTCCGTGCGCACGCGTTCTTCTTCCAGGCTGCGCTTGACGATCGCCTGGTCCTTGAAGACCTGCACGGTCTCTGCCATGCGCGTCAGTTCATCACGTCCGGAGACCGGTACCGGAACGGCCAGGTTGCCTTCGGCCAGTTTGTTCATGACGTCGGCCAACCCTGTCAGCCGCCGAACCAGGTTGCGGTTGACGTAGAGCCAGACGATCAGCGTCGCGATAACCAGGAAGATCGCCGTCTGCACCGCCAGGGTGATGCCGCCGACGCCGAACGCACGATCGACAGCTGTCTCCGCAGAGCGTGCGAGTGCCTGCGATCCCGCGACAAGCTGATCGACGCGCTCGCGCATCTGCAGCGAAACCGTCTGGTTCTGCGCCGCGAGCGCGTCCAGGTTCGCGCGAATCGCCAGAACGCGTTCGCGCAAGGCAAAGACATCGTCGGCGCCACCGGGATGCACCCTTGTGAGCTGGTCAACAAAGTCATTGGCCTGGATCAGCCGTGCGGGGTCCTGAATGCTCTGGACGCGCCGTTCGATGATGCCGACATTGTGGGCATAAGTTGATTCAAGCCAGTCGACCTCATCCGTTGTTGCCGTGCGGTTGAGTTGATTGAGCAACAAACCGACTTCGGAGCTGCGCAGCCTCAGCTCGAACATGCGCTCCATCATAAAGATGTCCTGTTCAAGCAGCCGGTCGAGCGCGCCGAGTGAACGTTCTGTTCCGTCATCCCCTCCGACGATTTCGTAAAGGTTGGAGATCACCGCGGTGGTGCCGGCCGAGGCGTTGGCGACCAACGTCTCCGACAGATAATAAAGCTCCGTTGCCGCCTCCAGGCTGGCACCGATGCGCTCGGCAAAGGTCTCGTCGAGCGCGAGGCGTTCCTCGACGAGCGCGTTCTGGCTGTGCAGGTTCTCGATCAGGCTGGCGGCAAGCGCGCGCACCGGCGCGACATCCTGGTCGTCGTAGCCATAGGCGACCATGCGGTTCAGGAGATCCTGCAGTTCGACTGCGCGGGCGAACAAGCGGTCGGCCTCGGCGATCCGCTGTTCCTGGGACTCCGTGTTGTCCAGCACCGCGCCGCCGGCGATGATCTGGCCGGCCAGGTCGGCGATCTTATGGGCGTCGGCGACCGCGGGCAGCGCGCGCTCGGTGATCGTCGACTGGGCCTCTTCCACATGGGACAGGATCCACCAGCCGATCAGACCGCCGATCAGCGAAAATGCCGTGATGCCGGCGAACGCGATAAACAGCCGTCCGCCAATGCCAAGACGCCACACGTTAAGCCTCCCGTCCGGCTTTCGCGTCGTGAAGCCGGTATGCCATGATAGCCCATGATCTCGATTTGCCGAAAACTCGCTGCCCGCTTGGGCGTTCCGGCGGTCCTTGGACTGATGCTGAGCGCGGTACCTGGCCACGCCCAGGAGACCTGGAGCGTCGAGGCTTGGTCTGAGCCGTTCGACTACCGCAGCCCGTCGACGACGCTCGATTACGCGCCGCTGGCCGCGGTGTCGCGGCCGTGGCGCCTCTGCGCGTCTTACCCGCACCTGAAGGACTCCTATTGGATCTCCGTCAACTACGGCATGGTCGAGGAGGCGCGCCGGCTGGGCATCCGCCTGGAGGTTGTCGAAGCCGGCGGTTATCCCAATGTCGAGCGCCAGATCGCCCAGGTGCGCGAATGCGCGGAAAACGCCGATATCCTGCTGCTGGGTACGGTCAGCTTCGACGGTCTGACCGAGACAGTGCTGGAGATCGCCACGGATATTCCCGTCATCGCCGTCGTCAACGATATCGCCGATCCCGGCGTCACCGCGAAGACCGGCGTGTGGTGGGTGACCATGGGCCGCATGGTCGGCGACTACTTGGCCGAACTCCATCCGGCGGGCTCCGACCCGGTCAAGGTCGCGTGGTTCCCGGGCCCCGACGGCTCGGGCTGGGTGCCCTTCGTCGAGGAGGGTTTCCGCGGCGGGCTTGAGGCGAGCTCGGCCGAGATCGTCGTCACGAAGTACGGTGACACCGGCAAGGAGATCCAGCTGATCCTGGTCGAAGAGGCGCTCGAAGAACGCCCGGACGTCGACTACATCGTCGGCAGCGCCGTGGCCGCCGAGGCGGCGGTCAGCGTGCTACGCGCGCGCGGCCTCTCCGACGACATCCAGGTCCTCGCGGACTACTTCACCCACGCCGTCTATCGCGGCATCAAGCGCGACCGCATCCTGGCCGCGCCGACCGACTTCCCGGTGCTGCAGGGTCGGCTGGGCATTGACCAGGCTGTGCGCATGCTGGAGGGCGAGTTGGAGATCCTCCACGTCGGCCCGGCGATCCAGATGGTGACGCCGGACAATGTCGATGTCATCGGCACGACGGAGTCGCTGGCACCCGCCTCGTTCACGCCGACCTTTGTGGTGGAGTAGATGGAGGCGGCTTTTCAGCGCTATCTTGAACACCTTATGACCAACGACTACCTTCGCGCGCGCGACCGTGAACCCAGACACTTGCAGCTCAGGGAAAGACCGCATGATTTTCACGCAGGACCAGTTCGAGGCCTATGAAAAGGCGTTCAACAACGCGCCGGACAAGAGCGCGGTGTTCGACACCTATTATGATCCCGACGCCGTCTTCATCCATCCCTTCAAGGGCACGTTCAAAGGCAAGGACGAGCTGGTTGGCTTTTGGAACGCCGGCAAAAATTCAGGTCATGACGGTATTCACGAGATCCTGCACCTGAAGAACTTCATGGCGAACGACGATAAGGTCGCTGTCGAGTTGGACATCGAATGGCGGTGCCTGAAGGATACCGACTACCTGGGACCCCGCAAGGCCGGCGAGGTGTTCTGGGGCCATTGCGCCGCGTTCTATACGCTCAAGAACGACAAGTTCGCGAGGGTGCAAATTTATCTGAACCTGGCGAAGTCCGATGACGAAACTCATTGAAGAGAGACTGTCGGAGTTCGCCCTCGACACGTTCAACGCGACGATCGACTCGGATACCGCGCACATCCTGAGGCGCAATCTCATCGACTCCTACGCCGGCATTTGCGGGTCGTTGTACGACACCGAAATGCTCACCAAGTTCGAACGCATGATCGATATTGCCCCGGTCGGCGACGGCGTGCAGGTCTGGGGCGTCGACAAGAAAGCAACGCATGCCGACTCGCTCTTCCTGAACGCGATTCTCGGACGCCGCAGCGATCTTCTGAACACTTACTTCTCGCCAAACAACATGGGCGTGGCGCATCCGTCCGACAACATCTCGCTGGTTCTGACGCTGGCCGACTGGCTCGGCAAGTCCGGCGACGAGGTGCTGCGGCTCAGCCACGTCGCCTACATGCTGGCGGGGGTCTACTCCGACTACTATTTCCCGGAATCTGTCGAGTACGATCACGACGCGGCGGCGATCTTCTATACGACGCTGGTTATCGGTTGCGCGCTCGGCTTGAGCGCTGACGAACTGACCAACGCCCAGCGCATCGCCGGTGGCCTGGGGCTCGATACCAACCAGCCGTCGCGCGACCGTGTGACCGACTGGAAACACTGCACCTACGCATCCTGCGCCTTGCGCGGGTTGTTCGCCGCCAAGATGGCCCAGGCGGGCATCGAAGGCCCTTATGAGATCTACCAAGGCACGGCGGGTATCGATCGGTTCTTCCCTCATGTCGATGACATCTTTGAACCGACGCCTGATTTGGGTTCGATCGTCTTCAAACGTTGGCCGGCGCTTGTGTTCTGCCAGACGCCGATCGATGTCGCGCTTGATCTGGTGCCGAAGATTGGCGATGCCACGTCGATCGATAAGATCGAGGTCGCCACTTACAAGATGTGCGTCAACATCGCCGCTGGCGAGACCGCGTGGCAGCCCGACAGCCGTGCCGGGCGAACCCATTCGCTGCCCTATTGTGTCGCCGCCGTCCTGACCAAGGGTTCGATCGCCTATCAGGATTTCGATGAGCCGTTCGCAAACGATCCGACGCTGAACGCGCTCATGGCGAAAGTGTCGGTCAACGAGGACGCATCAATCACCGCTGCCTTTCCGGCCAAGTCGGCGTGCACGATTACCGTGACCCACAGCGATGGCACAACGACAACAGCGTCACGCGATTGCCCGCGCGGCGACCCTGCCGATCCGCTGAGCGACGCGGAGATCGAAGACAAGCTCAAAACCTACTTCTTTTTTGCCGAAGGCAACGAGGTGGCCGACATCATCGACCGTATCAAACACCTCGACCAACAGCCGAATATTGACGATCTGGTTGCGCCGCTGAAACGCCGCCGCATTTAGCGGCGCTTGTCTCACGGTTGCCGAACAAGAAAACGCGGGCGCTCCCGGTGGGAAGCGCCCGCGCTGTTTAAGGACGAAAGGACGGTCAGACCGCCAGGCGGCTGAGCGTCTCATTGGTCGGTACGCCATCGACCGTCCAGCCGCGTGCCGCGTAGTACTCCGGCAGCATCTTGTCGAGCTGATTGGTCAGGCCTTCAGCCGGGCCGGTCTTGGCCGCGTCCTTCAAGAGCCGTTGCGGCAGGTTGTCGTCCTTGCCGGTGAAGCCCGCCGCCAGGTTGAACTGACGCTCCATGTTCCAGATGCGCTCGCCGACCTCCAGCAGGTAATCGACTGTCCACTCGCCTTCGCAGGCCGCGTCGATCTGCGGTGCCACGTCGTCGAGTGTCCAGGCGAACGAGGTAAAGATGCAGATGCCAGCCGAATCGAAGACCGCCGTGGCGTCCTGGAACGCCTTGACCAGGCCGGCCTTGCCGTCGGGCACCAGCGGGTCGGTCTTTTCGGGAATGCCAAGCACTTCGGACGCCACCGTATAGCCGCGCAGATGGCAGGCGCCCCGGTTCGACGTGGCATAGGCCAGACCCATGCCCTGGATGCCGCGGGAGTCGTAGGCCGGGAACTCCTGGCCTTTGACGCTCATGGAGAGTTCGGGCTTGCCGTATTTCTCACAGAACAGCTTGGAGCCCAGACCGATCTCCGCACCGAAACCCTCGCCCTTGCCGCACAGTTCGGTGACCGCGGTCAGCGCTTCGGCGCTGCCGAAGTTAAGCTCGATCCCGCCGGTCTGCGCCGTCGTTAGCACGCCGTCTTCATAAAGCTCCATGGCCGCGCCCACCGTGGCGCCGAGCGAGATCGGGTCCATGCCCTGCTCGTTGCAGATGAAGTTGGCGAAGGTCAGCGCGTCCAGGTCGTTGACGCCCGTCGCCGCGCCAAGCGCCCATGCCGCTTCGTATTCCAGACCGCCGGAGACGATCTGGTATTGCGGGCGGTCCTTGACCGTATAGTGGGTGCGCTCAATCTGTGACACGCGTCCGCAGGCGATGGTGCAGGCGAAGCAGGCGGCGTTGGTGATCAGGTTCGCCTTGCCGTCGCTGTCGCGCTTGGCGACCATGGCCTCGGCGGAGATATCGCCGGCGCCTTCGAACTGCACGTCGCGGTGGTTGCGGGTCGGCAGCGCGCCGGTCTCGTTGATGACGTTCATCAAGACCTGGGTGCCATAGGCCGGCAGGCCCTCACCGGTCACCGCGTTGCCGGCCAGGACTTCCTTACCGGCGGCGGTCGCTGCCATGAACGCCTTGGTGTCCTTGACCGGAACGCCCTTGGTGCCGCGGATGGCGACGGCCTTCAGGTTCTTCGAACCCATCACCGCGCCGACGCCGGAACGCCCGGCGGCCCGGTCCATGTCGTTGACGACGCAGGCAATCTTGACGCCCTTTTCGCCGGAGACGCCGATCGAGGCGACGCGGATCAAGGGATCGCCGTGCTTTTCCTTGATGCCTTCTTCGACATCCCAGCACGATGCGCCCCAGTAGTCGCCGGCGTCGATCAGCTCGGCGTTGTCATCTTGAAGCAGCAGGTAGACCGGCTTGGGCGACTTGCCCTCGAAGATGATCATATCCCAGCCGGCGTTCTTCATTTCGTTGCCGAAGAAACCGCCGGAGTTCGAACACGCGATCGCGCCGGTCAGCGCGCCCTTGGTGACGACCGAATAACGGCCCGCGGTCGAAGCGCAGGTGCCGGTCAAGGGGCCGGTCGTCATGATCAGCTTGTTGTCCGGCGACATCGGATCGACCTTGGGGTCGATTTCCTCCGAGAGGTACTTGGTCGCCAGGCCGCGCTGACCCAGATACTTGCGCGCCCATTCCATGTTGAGAGGTTCGGCCTTGCAGGTGCCGTTTGTCAGGTCGACTCTCAGGATCTGTTCTGCCCATGCCATGATCTGTCTCCCTCTATCTCGCTACGCCGATGCCTGAGCCGAATTGTCGGTCTTGTCGGCCCACTGGCGCATCTTGTCCAAACCGGTCCAGTTGGCGTCCACATAGGTGATCGCCTCGGTCGGACAGGCCTTGGCGCATTCGGGATCGCCCTCGCACAGGTCGCATTTCACGACCTTGCCGGTGGCCTGGTTGTAGTTGATGGTGCCGAACGGACACGCGATGGTGCAGACCTTGCAGCCAACGCAGACGTCGTCCAGCACCTCGACTGCGCCGGTCTCCTTGCTGCGCACCAGCGCATCGACCGGGCAGGCTTCCGCGCACCAAGCCTCGGCACATTGGGTGCAGGTATAGGGAACCGCGCGACCCTGGGCGTGGAACCGGAAGACCTTGATGCGCGATTTCGTGGGGTTGAAGACCCCTTCGTTGTCCAGAGAACAGGCCATTTCGCACTGCAAACAGCCGGTACACT
It includes:
- a CDS encoding glycine betaine/L-proline ABC transporter ATP-binding protein yields the protein MAEPILSCRGVWKLFGSAPERFLREHNGAPSREALIEAGYIAAVRDASLEVAPGEILIVMGLSGSGKSTLLRCLARLIEPTAGEIVFEGDDLLSADAKQMIELRRHKMGMVFQHFALLPHRTVLQNVAFPLEVQGITRIEREKRALEMIELVGLDGRDGYYPRELSGGQQQRVGIARSLAVGPDLWFLDEPFSALDPLIRREMQDEFLRLQNVLQKTIVFVTHDFDEALRLADRIVIMYEGEIVQIGTAEELVTNPATDYVREFTNNIAKEQFLTVRQVMSDANGASLGDIRVGIDDKLSDVARSVLDADGPISVVDPSGALVGQLTRARVMDALFPAKEP
- a CDS encoding ABC transporter substrate-binding protein; amino-acid sequence: MREFKRAIGVAALGAVLGLSSTAWADSSDPIKIPIHNWSSQIVGAEIVGKILNEAGYEVEYVPADSQVVYTSMCEGDIDLVHEVWQGAFGVAFEAVVDEGCVVDAATHDAKTREEWWYPAYVEEICPGLPDWEALNACAAQFSTPETAPNGRFLGGPVDWLKHDQERVDALGMDFQVVNAGSAAALWAELDSASARGEPIVLFNWTPNFIEAVYDGKFVEFPEYGEGCLDDPSWGMNPDSTYDCGNPKGGYLKIGVWEGMEEKWPGAYAVVEQINFSNLDIAVMSKLVDVDGMEPSEAADQWLADNEDKWKAWSASAGS
- the torR gene encoding two-component system response regulator TorR codes for the protein MIAVNAERFHILVVEDDDVTRAKLTSYLEVAGYRVSEAADGKAMQRVLLSDMPDLLLLDINLPGEDGLELTRRIRRRSDIGIIFVSGRTDEVDRIVGLEMGADDYITKPFNPREVMARVKNLLRRTRRAAGDHQEVRRFSGWQFDMRTRTVTAPGGQKTSLTRAEFELLCAFTDHPGTVMARERLLNHVTHRVETPNDRTVDVLVRRLRRKLETDPKNPELIITAHGEGYIFAGDHM
- the torS gene encoding TMAO reductase system sensor histidine kinase/response regulator TorS, with the translated sequence MWRLGIGGRLFIAFAGITAFSLIGGLIGWWILSHVEEAQSTITERALPAVADAHKIADLAGQIIAGGAVLDNTESQEQRIAEADRLFARAVELQDLLNRMVAYGYDDQDVAPVRALAASLIENLHSQNALVEERLALDETFAERIGASLEAATELYYLSETLVANASAGTTAVISNLYEIVGGDDGTERSLGALDRLLEQDIFMMERMFELRLRSSEVGLLLNQLNRTATTDEVDWLESTYAHNVGIIERRVQSIQDPARLIQANDFVDQLTRVHPGGADDVFALRERVLAIRANLDALAAQNQTVSLQMRERVDQLVAGSQALARSAETAVDRAFGVGGITLAVQTAIFLVIATLIVWLYVNRNLVRRLTGLADVMNKLAEGNLAVPVPVSGRDELTRMAETVQVFKDQAIVKRSLEEERVRTEIELRRHKSELEELVRERTAQLIEANDRLKLEAESHDAARARAERANQAKSEFLAAMSHEIRTPMNGILGMLRILEHSPMSDSQRERLSIIRSASHTLLGILNDILDYSKIESGRMDIDEVTFDLRSLIDDISALMRFRAREKGLNLATSVSGDVPAAIIGDSGKLSQVLLNLIGNGIKFTEHGAIELAVSEIAAEGRHTLRFDVTDTGIGIADKDQQHLFDAFFQASPAAGRAQEGTGLGLAISKRLVEIMGGRIGVESEPGRGSRFWFELPFDEGSVDNVLRHGDELPGLDQRLGSRRILVVEDNAINGAVVETFLQHMGHEPVMALTGEEAVELVAKSDFDAVLMDISLPGIDGIEATRQIRQMDDHARSAVPVIAMSAHVFRSEISQHLDAGMDAFVGKPLSPELLAETLAKVILEGRHGLVVVADADDADGGEPALLDERVLQQDRQALGDVRLDHLIATFAATAPKQLEQIQQAAHDDDRETLIRMVHSLKNGATSLGLYRLGRVCESLELTLRREPGFKPPSDDLADLAAVFDLSVAAIADMQDAWRNERATG
- the torT gene encoding TMAO reductase system periplasmic protein TorT; this translates as MISICRKLAARLGVPAVLGLMLSAVPGHAQETWSVEAWSEPFDYRSPSTTLDYAPLAAVSRPWRLCASYPHLKDSYWISVNYGMVEEARRLGIRLEVVEAGGYPNVERQIAQVRECAENADILLLGTVSFDGLTETVLEIATDIPVIAVVNDIADPGVTAKTGVWWVTMGRMVGDYLAELHPAGSDPVKVAWFPGPDGSGWVPFVEEGFRGGLEASSAEIVVTKYGDTGKEIQLILVEEALEERPDVDYIVGSAVAAEAAVSVLRARGLSDDIQVLADYFTHAVYRGIKRDRILAAPTDFPVLQGRLGIDQAVRMLEGELEILHVGPAIQMVTPDNVDVIGTTESLAPASFTPTFVVE
- a CDS encoding nuclear transport factor 2 family protein, translating into MIFTQDQFEAYEKAFNNAPDKSAVFDTYYDPDAVFIHPFKGTFKGKDELVGFWNAGKNSGHDGIHEILHLKNFMANDDKVAVELDIEWRCLKDTDYLGPRKAGEVFWGHCAAFYTLKNDKFARVQIYLNLAKSDDETH
- a CDS encoding MmgE/PrpD family protein encodes the protein MTKLIEERLSEFALDTFNATIDSDTAHILRRNLIDSYAGICGSLYDTEMLTKFERMIDIAPVGDGVQVWGVDKKATHADSLFLNAILGRRSDLLNTYFSPNNMGVAHPSDNISLVLTLADWLGKSGDEVLRLSHVAYMLAGVYSDYYFPESVEYDHDAAAIFYTTLVIGCALGLSADELTNAQRIAGGLGLDTNQPSRDRVTDWKHCTYASCALRGLFAAKMAQAGIEGPYEIYQGTAGIDRFFPHVDDIFEPTPDLGSIVFKRWPALVFCQTPIDVALDLVPKIGDATSIDKIEVATYKMCVNIAAGETAWQPDSRAGRTHSLPYCVAAVLTKGSIAYQDFDEPFANDPTLNALMAKVSVNEDASITAAFPAKSACTITVTHSDGTTTTASRDCPRGDPADPLSDAEIEDKLKTYFFFAEGNEVADIIDRIKHLDQQPNIDDLVAPLKRRRI